AGATATAATCGTCTTTTGTAATCCAATTTTTTAAGCGAAATCCTTTCGCGAATATGACCCTTTGTTTAAAAACCTCTAATTAAGCTTAAAATCATACCTTATGCGTATTGTTGCGGAATCGTTGCTTTTTATCCGGACCCCTTGACAAACTTGTTTTTATAAGGTATCATGTCTGATATCAGTTAGTTGTAGTTGATGTGATAACATAACAGGGTGTTTTAAATATGAAGATTCCAAAACTGTTTTGTAAATGTATGTCAGTTTTTACCATAATAACCTTTCTATCTACCAGCATTGCATGGTCGGCTCCTCAGAACTCATTAAATTCCGGTTCCCGGGCTGTTGTTAAAGAATCTCTCGCGCCTGAACCCTTTGACTTTGAGAAAGAACTCTCTTCTGAAAAGATAGAGATCTATGAAGGGTTGAATGGTTTTCTGGAATATACCTGTGAAACGGTCTTAGATACTGTTAATGATGCCTTGAAAAAGAGGAAAACAATTGATGTTATAAATTCAAACATAGAATCTCTGCTCACGGTAAAAACCATGAAATATCGGTCAGATAAACACAAAGTTCGTTGTGAAATATTATATGATCTGATAAAAGTTGGTGTAACGAAGAAAAATATTATTAGTTATCTTATTATCCCGTTCATTAAAGGAGGCAATTATTACACTTTTATTTTTGCTAACAAAAGGATCTCCGAAAATGAAAAAAACACTATGGGGAAACTTAAAGAAATGCCATTTTCTCCTTCTGCTGAGATAAGAAAAGGCATTAAGATACCATGCAAAGTCCTAAGTATCCCCGAAAATATTTCGCAGGATGAAAAAATAAAATTGTTGTCAAAGATAACTCCTATGTCCTCTGATGAATGGCTTGAAGAACCAACAATGATAGTATCCTCATCAACGGAATTCGGGAGACCTTTGCTTGATGTTATTGTTGGGTGTTTAAATGACAAAAAAAGCAAATTAAAATCAATTGAACCGCTTATGACGGGACATATTACAGCATCTATAGCGGATAAATTAAAAGATACTTCATTAAATGGACGAGATAAACGGGAGATAGATGAAATTTGCAGGAAATTAGAAGCAATAGACGATGATATTAAAGGACCAATTAAATGGATTCAGCGTGATGCGGCAATGAGTTCTGAAGATAAGGCCGCTGAAATAAAGAGAATAAAAGGCGTTTTGGCTAAAAAAGAAGAAGGGTTAAAAACCATAGGCGCAGATCTCATAGTTGCAAGCTTAGGAGAAGAAAAAAGTGACGCTATTGATGAAGTGATCAAGGAGGAAAAAGCAGAGTTAGAAGAAGCAAAAGAAGTAATAGCTTTGATAGAATCTTTGGATGTTGTTGAAACTAAAGGAAGACCGGAGCCGGCCAAATTCTTGAAAGATCCTTCACAGTATCACCTTATAAGCTCTTTTCACACAAAATTTGCAATACTTATGGAAATAATCATTAATGTTGACAATAATATTTTAGATATTGGGGGTATTGCTAGAATTATGGGTGTGTCAAGTCTGCTTCTTACCGTGCCATATTTCTTTTATTTTTTTTGCAACTTATCACAAGGACCAGTCCCGGGATTTGTAGAGTGGATGTCGACGAATTTTGTAAACATGGTTGGCGTTCCTGCTGTATTCCTGAGTGTGTTTTTCTTAAGCGAAGGAATAATGAAGTATGCAAAGAAAAAGCTGAAACGTATCGAAAAAGAATCAGTCGATATAATTGAATATAATAAAAATATTCACGGGATCTCTAAAGAACTTAGAAAAATAGGCGATATTAAGGTAGGGTTTATAAATGTGAAACGAAAAATGACGGAGTTGAGGAAGCTGGAAAACTTTGTAAACAAAACAGAAGAAAGGTTAGGTGCTATTGAAAAAAGAAAAAATGAAATAATAAAAGAAGCTATGCTAACGCTTTCAAAGGAGGAAATAGAAACTCCAAATCTTTTAGATTTGGAAAATGAGTTAAACTGCAAAGAAGCTGAGATAAAAGCGCTTCGTACATACGTTGCATGGCTTGGACCTGAATCTGCCGCACCAGCGATTTCGGAAAAGAAGATGAAAAAGAAGATAATTGAAACAGCTCAAAAATTGTCGCCTAAGGTGTCAGAACATGAATTATTGATGGAACGTGCAAGGGAATTTATAGAAGAGGGGAGGGGACCAGGACAGGAAGTTGAATTATCTTTAACTGCTAAAACTATAGGGCCAACGATTACAGAAGATTTTAGCGATGCGGTTACTAAGCGTATTCTAGATCCAGATAACCACATAAAAATTGACATAACAACTAATGCTAATTCGAACAATGCCGCATTGAGATATGCTGGGGCTGCAGGATTAATACCTATAGTTGTAACTGGAGAAGAACTTGCTTTTGATATGGGTAATGGGACGGATGCTCCCGGCTGTATGGTGCCTGATAAGGCCAACGGTGTTACATATTTTGCTATTACACAGGCGGCTTACAACAGCGATGATGCTACTGTGATACGTGACGTAAATCTATCTTCAATTCACGATAACGCAGAATTCGAAGCATTAAACGACAATGGCTATTTTATTGAGAACGATCCTGTTAAAAAAGAACTAAAGAGAAAAGCCGCGCACTTAAAGGGTCTAAGAGCGGAGTGCAAAATAACCAAATCACGTATATTAGAAGGGATTGACAAACTATCAGCCAAGAACAGGTATGACATACTTGCTCAAATGGCAGCTGATACTCAATTGAAGAAAGAGGAAATAGAGGCAGAGGCTAATCCTTATCTAAGCGCAGGTGACAGGAGCTTCGCAAAAAGACTGGCAGATGAAGTTAATGTCCGTGCTCAGGCACTTCTTGCTGAAAAGGATGGGCTTAAATCAATGTTATCCCGATTAACAGGTAGCATAGAATATAAATACAAAATAATTCGTATTTACACGAAATTACAATCAATAGGCGATATTAAAGAGGAATTTAAACATATTCTGCTTGATAAAGAACTAAATCCCAAAGAAAAGCCCGGGGAAATAGAGGAAATAAAACGCCGTTTGGCTGAAAAAGAAGAAGAATTGGCAGACATATCTAATGCTCTCTTTATTGCAAGCATAGAAAAAGAAATCAATGACCCTATAAAAACTGCTATTGATAAGATAATTGAGAAGAAAAAAGCAGAGATAAAAGAAGTAGAAAAAGTAATAGCTTTTGCGGAATCTTTGGATGTTACAAAAACTGCATCAGTGGTAAAACCGGCCAAATTTTTAAAAGATCCTTCACGTTATTCCCTTGTAACCCCTTCTCATGCAATATATTCATGGCTTATTAAAACAATCCTAGGGCTTGATTCTAACTATGAGTCTGGTCTAACTATATTTTCGAGTACGTTTAGTATGATGGCAACTATATTTGCATGTCTCGCTTGTTTTAGTCCCAACTCAGACGCAATAGTAAGAGTATCAGCTATAGCAATGATGTCAATAACATTTCTTGGCGCGATGATTGCCCTTGCTGTTGGCGCATTGGTCCCCACGGGAATATTAAGATATACAAAAAAGCGACTGAAACCCATGGAAAAAAAATTAGCCAAAGCCGCTGCCAATAAAATTAAATATAATGAATATAATAAAAAAATTCGCGAGATCTCTGAAGAACTTATAGAAATAGGCAACATTGATGCGGAGTTTATAAAAGTGAAAGGAAAAATGCTGGGGTGGGGTGGGCTGGAAGATTTCTTGAACGAAACGAAAGCAAAATTAGATGATATTGAAAAAAGAAAAAATGAAATAGTAGCAGAAGCTGAGAAAAATCTTTCAGATAAGGAAATAGAAACTCCAAATTTAAAAGATTTGAAAAAGGAATTAAAATACAAAGAAGCTAAGATAGAAGAGCTTCGCACATACGTTGCATGGCTTAAACCTGAATCTGCTGTACCAGCACTTCCGGAAAAGGAGATAATTGAAATAGCTCAAATATCGCCATTACCTGATAAGTCAGAAAGTGGAGCATTGATGGAACTTGCAAAGAAAAAAGATACGGCAGGCAAAGAGGCAGAGGAAAAAGCAAAGAAATTAGAAACATCTTTAACTGCTAAGACAGTTGGCCCCACGATTACAGAAGATTTTAGCGATGCGGTTACTAAGCGTATTCTAGATCCAGATAACCACATAAAAATTGACATAACAACTAATGCTAATTCGAACAATGCCGCATTGAGATATGCTAGGGCTGCAGGATTGGTACCTATAGTTGTGGTGGGTGAAGAACTTGCTTTTGATATGGGTAATGGGACGGATGCTCCCGGCTGTATGGTGCCTGATAAGGCCAACGGTGTTACATATTTTGCTATTACACAGGCGGCTTACAACAGCGATGATGAGACTTTGATACGCGACGTAAATCTATCTTCAATTCACGATAACGCAGAATTCGAAGCATTAAACGGCAATGGCTATTTTATTGAGAACGATCCTGTTAAAAAAGAACTAAAGAGAAAAGCCGCACACTTAAAGGGTTTAAGAGCGGAGTGCAAAATAACCAAATCACGTATATTAGAAGGGATTGACAAACTATCAGCCAAGAACAGGTATGACATACTTGCTCAAATGGTAGCTGATACTCAATTGAAGAAAGAGGAAATAGAAGACAATAATGAAATTGCTTCAGACGATAAAGCATTTGCTAAGGAATTAGCTGATGAAGTCAAGGCCCGTGCGGAGATACTTCTTAATGAAAAAACTGGAATTGAGTATGATCAACACGAAGGGTTGAATGATTTTCTGGAACATACCTATAAAGTGGTAGCAAAGACTGTTAAGGATGCCTTGAAAGCGGGGAAAACAATTGATGATATAAATTCAGACATAAAATATCTGATGTTGGGTAAAAGCGAAGAGTATCAGTCAGAGAAGCACAAAGTTCGTTGTGAAATATTATTTGATTTGATGAAAGTTGGTGTAACGAAGAATAATATTATTAGTTATCTTATTATCCCGTTCAAAAAAGGAGGCAATTATTACACTTTTATTTTTGCTAACAAAAAGATCTCCGAAAATGAAGAAAACACTATGGGAAAACTTAAAGAAATGCCATTTTCTCCTTCTGTTGAGATAAGAACAGACATTAGGATAGGTTGCAAAGTTCTAAGTATCCCCGAAAATATTTCGCAGGATAAAGACATAGCATACTTGTTAAGTAAAGCGGCTATGTCCTTTGATATTGATCAATGGCTTGAAGAACCAACAATGATAGTATCCCGATCAACGGTACTCAAAAAACCTTTACTTGACATTATTGTTGGGTGCTTAAAAGACAAGCAAAGCAAATTAGAATCAACTAAACCGCTTATTTCAGGACATATTACAGCATCTATAGCGGATAAATTAAAAGATACTTCATTAAGTGGACGAGATAAACGGGAGATAGATGAAATTTGCAGAAAATTAGGAGCAATAGACAATATTAAAGGGCTAATTAAATATATTCTACTTGATAAGGAAATGAATTCTGAAGAAAAGGCCGAGGAAATAAAGAAAATAAAACGCTTTTTGGTTAAAGAAGAAGAAAAGTTAAGAGACATAAATACAGCTCTCTTTACTGCAAGCTTAGGAGAAGAAAAAAGTGACGCTATCGATGAAGTGATTAAGAAGGAAAAAGCAGAGTTAGAAGAAGCAAAAGAAGTAATAGCTTTAATGGAATCTTTAGAGGTTACTAAAACTGCATCAGAGGTAACGCCGACCAAATTTTTGAGAGGGCCTTTATATTATAACATTACACACCCTTTATCCGAAGAACAAGTTGGTGAAGATAATAACTTCGGGCAAGTGCTTATTGCAGTGGGATTTTTCGGGCAGATTCTGTACTACTCGGCAACGATTGGTTTAGGTGGTACTATTGTACCATTATCCATAATGATGATTGGAATGACTGCGGTATTAATTATTTGTTTGGCTTTAATGATTTTCACTGGTATGACAGCAAGTTGGGTAAAGAAATTGATCAGAAAAGTTTTACCTGCCAGGGGTGTTGAATATGATAAAAATATTTATAGGATCTCTAAAGAACTTATAGAGATAGGCAACATTGAGGCAGAGTTTAATAATGTTTTAATAAACGATCCTGTAAATCTTTCTCCTGTAAGATATCTCTTAAACAAAACGAAAAAAAAGTTAGATGATATTGAAAAAAGAAAAAATGAAATAATAAAAGAAGCTATGCAAGAGCTTCCAAGAGCGGAAATAGAAACTCCAAATCTTTTAGATTTGGAAAAGGAATTAAAATACAAAAAAGATAAGATAGAAGCACTTCGCACATACATTGCATGGCTTAAATCTGAATCTGCCACACCAGCGATTTCGGAAAAGAAGATGATTGCAGAGGCTCCAATATTGCCATTATCTGATGAGTCAGAAAATGAAGCATTGATGAGCCGTGCAAAGACGGCAAAGACGGTAAGGGTGAGGGGGGAATTAGAACAGGAAGGTGAAATTGTTATGCCGGCCGGAAAAAATCTTACGGCTCTCGGGGCTGATGTTCCGCATGCGGAGACTAATAAGGCAATTAAAGAACACCTTGTTGGCGAGGGCGCTATTACACTTGCTATAGATTTTAAAAAGCCCGATATTGAACAATCGTTAACCTATGGGACAGCCATATTGCCGGATGTAGAATCAAATAAATTGGAAAGAACAAATGATATTGAAAATGGGTTTATAAAAAATTCTGAAGACATTGCTAAGTTTAAAGAGAAGATGAAAGATGTGATAGGTAAACTAAAAGATGTTACAATAAAATATCCTCCAAATGTGACAAATAAAGATCTGTTAGATGCAATCGAAACAAAAGGGATTTTCTTTTATAACGATGTAACGATAGGGAATGATGTTTTTGCCCATTCCGGTATGCAAATCAATGTGCCGATAGGGATGGTTTTACACGCAAAAAGCGATGATATTGCGAAACTACTCTTAGAGGAAGCTAAACATATAGTTTTAAATGATCCTTACCATAAGATTATAAAGCATGATGAAGGATTGAGGCGGAGACTGCTTTCCGTGGCGTTGATGGAAGGAAAGCGAGCTGAGGAAATTGCCCGGGGAATGGAAAAAGCAATGGCAATGCTGAATATAAGGCCTGAAAAAGCCATGAAAAATATCGAAGCGGTAAAATTAAAAGATCCGGGTTTAGCTGATAAGATGACATTTGTGTATTTAACAGTGGATCCTGATTTTATGGTAAATCTGGATAAAGAGATAGGAAAGAGGAACGGAAAGAAGAATTTCAAGGTGATACCGGTTTACAAAAAGAGTTCTATGCGGGCATTTAATTATCTTGATGAAGCGGCGAAAAAATATGGAAATATATTGTTTCCGCCGGTTGACATTGATGAATTAAAGACATACAAAGAAGAAGGAGAACTACTTGAGGAGGCGGCAATAAATTATGCAGGGATAAAATTTCCTAAATTTGTTATAACCGGTAAAAATATCGGCTGGATAAATTCAGCGGATACGGATTATATGATAGATAATATTGTGTCTGATAAACCAAATATACTGGTAATGACACCAAGGATTCCGGGTGAAGATGAGATAAATAATATAGGGTTATTGTTAGATATAATGGAAATAGGGATAATGGCCCGTCAGAGAGCAGGTGATGCGTTTGATACGATAACATTTGCCCAATTGGCTGAATATCTCGCTCCTGCGGTGAAAGAACAGTTTCTTTTAGCGGTAGCTGAATTGGGGTTAGGGATTAATGATAAAGTAGCAGATATAGTCAAATCTCCGATGTCGATACAAAATGTTGATGAAACATTAAAGAGTAATATCATATCGGAAAAAGCCATGATAACAGCCGCATAACACTTCGCTGTTTCGTGACGAAATTCAATGAGAAAAAAGTGCGCTGTTGTCCTCCTCCTTATTGCTTCCCTCATTGCTCAAGAAAATATGTCAATGTGATATCAGAAACAGTGTATGCCTTTAACGAAGGCAAAAAGAGCTTTTTATCTAAAACGCACTCCTGTATTGACATTTTTGCCAGAAATAGTAAAATATACGTTCGTTTTAAAGGTTTATAAAAAAAGGAGTTATAGGTGCTTTTCAGAAGTATAAAAGGTGTAAATGATATTTTGCCTGATGTTATTGGTCTCTGGCAGAAAGTGGAGTCTTCTGCTCGTAAGGTGTTCTCCCTCTACGGATATGAAGAGATACGGACACCTATCTTTGAGCAAACAGAACTTTTTGCCCGTAGTATAGGACAAACTTCTGATATAGTGAAAAAAGAGATGTATTCATTTACCGATAAGAAGGGGCGTGCTGTTACGCTTCGCCCTGAAGCAACTGCCCCGGTAATAAGATCTTATATCGAGAATAAGGAACATTTTAGGAAAGCTATCACAAAGTTGTACTACCTTGGCCCGATGTTTCGATATGAACGCCCTCAAAAGGGTAGATCACGCCAATTTCATCAGATCGGAGTAGAAGTTGTTGGTGGATACAGTCCTTATACAGATGCTGAAGTTATTGAAGTGGGATATCAGTTTTTTAAAAATATAGGTCTCGGTGACATTGTAATAGAAATTAACAGTGTTGGCTGTCCTGAATGTCGGCCGCGATATTCTAAAGCGTTAAAGACTTATTTAGAGGATAAAATTGGTACATTTTGCGAGGATTGTCAGGACAGGTACCAGAAAAATATTTTGAGGATTTTGGATTGTAAGGTGAAAGAGGATATTTTACAGCTCAATGATGCCCCTGTTGTAACTGACCATGTGTGTGAAGAGTGTAGCGAACATTACAAAACGGTACAGAATGCATTGAATATTCTCAAAGTTCCTTTTACTATAAACCAGAAAATGGTAAGAGGTCTTGATTATTACACTAAAACTGTTTTTGAGATAAAACATGGCTCATTGGGTGCCTTGGATGCTGTTGCAGCCGGAGGGAGATACGATAATCTTATTCATGAGCTTGGCGGCGAAAAAAAAGGTGCGGTAGGCTTCGCGGTAGGTATGGAGCGTATAATTCTCGCTCTTACTGAACGTCTAGAGACTGGAATTGATACATATAATCTTGATGCATATCTGGTGTCTCTGGGGGATGAATCTTTTAAACAAAACTTTATTTTACAGGATCGTTTGCGAAAAGCTGGTTTACGCATTGATATCTCCTATGATGCTAAAAGCATTAAAGCGCAGATGAAACAAGCCGATCTTTCTAAGGCACGGTATACATTAATACGAGGAGATAATGAACTTGCTGATAATGTGATAACCGTAAGAGATATGAAGAGTGGCGATGAGAAAAAAATCAAAGTTGATGATATTGAAAGCTGGTTTGCCCGGAATTCTCAGCGAATATCTGCTGTAGAGACGTAACTACCTACGTGTGCGGCGTTATGCTCCGAAAGTCCTTCTAGACGTACTGAAAGTACGACTGCAAAGGACTTGGTCGCATGCCTTGCACACGCAGGCAGTAACGTCTCTTCGCTATGAAATTCGATGAGAACCCCGGGCCAAATAATAAATAGCATATTGGAAAACACTGGAAGAAAAACAAGGAGTTGTGATGGAAATGAGTAAACGTACACATACCTGCGGCATGCTGACAGGTCAAGATGTTGGTAAAGAAGTGGTGTTAATGGGATGGATTGATTCTCGGCGTGATCATGGTGGCCTTATATTTATTGATTTGAGGGACCGAGGCGGCATTACGCAATTAGTTCTTGATCCGCAGATGAATGAAGAAGTACATAAGATTGGGGAAGAAATTCGTAATGAATATGTTATTACGGTAAAAGGTGTAGTGGGAAATCGACCTGAGGGTACCACTAACGATAAGTTGAAAACAGGGGAAATAGAAGTTAAGGTTAATGACATAGGGGTATTGAGTAAATCACGTACTCTGCCGTTTGCTTTGGATGAAGAGACTCTCTCTGAAGATATACGTCTGGTATACAGGTATATAGATCTTCGAAGGCCTTTTATGCAGAACAATATCAAGCAGCGGTACAAAATTACGAAAATTGCGCGAGATTATCTTGATCAGGAAGATTTTATCGAGATTGAGACACCTTTTCTTACAAAAAGCACCCCTGAAGGCGCACGAGACTATTTGGTGCCGAGTAGAGTGAATGAAGGTAAATTTTACGCGCTTCCTCAGTCTCCACAGCTTTTTAAACAGCTACTGATGGTTTCTGGATACGAGAAATATTTTCAAATTGTACGTTGTTTTCGTGATGAAGACTTGAGAGCTGATCGTCAGCCGGAATTCACTCAGATTGATATTGAAATGTCTTTTATAACGCCTGAAGATATTTATCGTCTCATAGAGGGGATGCTTAAAAAGATATTTAAGGATGTGTCAGGAAAAGACATTGAATTACCTTTTAGGAGAATTTCGTATAAGGATGCAATTGCAAGATACGGAACTGACGCGCCAGACTTACGATTTGGCCTAGAGATAAACGATATCACACATATTGCGGGGAAGTGTGATTTTAAGGTGTTTAGGGGTGTTTCCGATAATAAAGGTAAAGTATGTGGTATACGTGTTCCTGGCGGGGCATCGTTTTCACTTAAAGATATTGAAGAGTTGACCTCATATTTACGTGATTTTGGAGCAAAGGGTTTAGCGTGGTTTAAGATTGATGAAGCAGGTGCGTTTACCGGACAGATTGCAAAATTCTTTAACGCAGATTTACAGGGGGAAATAAAAGATGTATTTGATGGAAAGCCCGGTGATATCCTGTTTTTTGTTGCGGATAAAGCTAAGGTTGTGTATCCATCTTTGGGTGCTTTGCGTAACCAAATAGCGGATAGACTCAAACTTAAAGATCCTGCAAAGAATGAGTTTGCATGGATTGTTGATTTTCCACTTTTTGAGTATAGTGAAGAGGAAAAACGTTATGTGAGTATTCATCACCCTTTTACGTCGCCGAGAATGCAGGATATTTCACTTCTTGATACTGAGCCTGAAAAGGTGCATGCAAATGCATATGACATTGTGTATAATGGTGTCGAAATAGGTGGCGGAAGTATCAGAATACATGACAGTGAGTTACAGAAAAAAATATTTTCTATTTTGAACATAGATGAAGAAACTGCTTCCGGGCAGTTTGGCTTTTTGTTGGAAGGGTTGCAGTATGGTGCTCCACCGCATGGCGGTATCGCCTTGGGGCTTGACCGGCTTGTGATGCTTATGCTGGGACTATCTTCAATACGTGACGTTATAGCGTTTCCTAAAACGGCAAGCGCTACGTGCCTTATGACAAAGTCCCCATCGGAAGTAGCTCCTAAACAATTAAAAGAATTACATATTAGGGGGTTGAGAACTGATAATAGCCCCAATTTGGAGGGTAAGATTTGAGCCGTATGCAAGGCGTTACGACGTTGGCGTGCCCTATGCGGCACGTAAAGGAGGAGCAACGAAGCAGACGGACCAAAGATGAGCCTCCCCGAAGGGGCTGGCCGCTTTTGGGCTGCAACTGTGTCACTTATCGTTTGCGTATCGCAGAGGATACGCGACACTCTTCGTTCCTTGTTTCTCTCCAAAATCGGCTCAGCCAAATTAGGGATATTATCAGCTCTCAACCCCCAGTGTTCATTAATAATTACCGCAAGTATTTGTCTCGTAATGTGGTGTATACTTGTGGTATGTGTTTTATATAATACACATGAAAAAGAGAAGTTTTTTCTGTTGTCAAACGTAGGTGAGGAAGCATTTGCAATATGGTTAAAAATAAGAATGGAAAAAAAACAGAGATAAGAACACGGTCAAAATCGTATTCGCGACATACTTTTTTGCAAAGCGGGAATGCAGTAAAGATTATGCTTGCTGTTTTGACAATTGTTGCTGTTTATATGATTTTTATCCAGAAGAGTGTTTCACCTGTTATTAATTTGTCGTTAGGGCAAATGAGTCCTACCGATATATATGCTACGACAGATTTTCGTTTTACCGATGAAGATATGACAGAAGCTTTGCGTCTCAAAGCTTCGGAAAACGTTATACCCGTATACAGTATTAATGACGAAGAAATCAAAGTGGCAAATGAAAAAATAAAGAAATTCTTTTCTGATATAGCGCCTATAGCGGCAAATATAGATCTGTCGTTTGATGATAAGCTTGAACAAGCAAAAAGCATATCAGGAATAAATATTTCTGATGAAGACCTTGCTGTCCTCTTGATTACCGATGATATCACTTCTATTTCAGACAAATGTGTTTCGCTCTACGGCTCGCTTATGAAACAGGGGATTTTAAGTAAAACAGATAAAGTAAAGATGTATCAGGATGTGGGAGATAGAATAAATATCCTTGACTCAGAAACAGGGCACTTGCGCCTGACACCGGTTTCATCAGTTATAAGTATGGAAGATATTGATAACTATCTCTTATGGCAAGCAAAGAAGCAGTTTTCCAATTCACGTTTTATAAGGAGTATTGTTAATTATCTAGGGAATTATGTTGATGTTAATTTAGTTTTTGATAAAGGAAAAACTGAAGAGTTGCAGGAATCAGCGAAAGATAATGTAAAAAAGCAGTATGATTATGTGAAAAAAGGGCAGATTATTATCCGTAAAGGAGAGGAGATAAAAAAGAGACATATCGCTGAATTAAAAGCTCTTGCTGAAACAGAAATGCTTGCTGAGTCGAAAAAGGGTAAATGGCTATATCGTATCGGCATTGTCCTTATTACTATTCTGCTCGTGATTTTCTTCACTGAGTATATGCGTGTGTATGAAGGGAGATTGTTTCAGGATAATGCAAAATTATTTCTTATAGTAATTATCTTTCTTGCTACATTAGTTGTGTCAAAGTTTGTTCTCTACATCAATGAGCAGATTGAATTACCACTGTTAAAGTATATTATTGTGGTGCCTTGTGCATCAATACTGTTTGCATTGCTTATTAATCAACGGGTTTCTCTTATTCTTACTGTTGTGCTTTCAGTCTTTCTTGCTCTTATGAATGCCCAGAGGCTTGATTTCGCGCTGTTAAGTCTTGCAGGGGGTGTTGCTGCTATTTTTATTAGCCGTACAACGAAACATCGTTGGCAGGTCATGCGTATCGGTCTGGTTGTCGCATTGACTAATGTAATGCTTATCTGCGCGTTTCAACTTATCGGTAATTTTTCACTGCATGTGTTTATCAATCAGGCAATATCCGGAGTTATAGCTGGTTTAGTGTGTGCTATACTTGCCGCATTTTTTATACCTCTTTTAGAGTACATCTTTAATATTCCGACAGATC
The sequence above is a segment of the Candidatus Ancaeobacter aquaticus genome. Coding sequences within it:
- the hisS gene encoding histidine--tRNA ligase is translated as MLFRSIKGVNDILPDVIGLWQKVESSARKVFSLYGYEEIRTPIFEQTELFARSIGQTSDIVKKEMYSFTDKKGRAVTLRPEATAPVIRSYIENKEHFRKAITKLYYLGPMFRYERPQKGRSRQFHQIGVEVVGGYSPYTDAEVIEVGYQFFKNIGLGDIVIEINSVGCPECRPRYSKALKTYLEDKIGTFCEDCQDRYQKNILRILDCKVKEDILQLNDAPVVTDHVCEECSEHYKTVQNALNILKVPFTINQKMVRGLDYYTKTVFEIKHGSLGALDAVAAGGRYDNLIHELGGEKKGAVGFAVGMERIILALTERLETGIDTYNLDAYLVSLGDESFKQNFILQDRLRKAGLRIDISYDAKSIKAQMKQADLSKARYTLIRGDNELADNVITVRDMKSGDEKKIKVDDIESWFARNSQRISAVET
- the aspS gene encoding aspartate--tRNA ligase, giving the protein MSKRTHTCGMLTGQDVGKEVVLMGWIDSRRDHGGLIFIDLRDRGGITQLVLDPQMNEEVHKIGEEIRNEYVITVKGVVGNRPEGTTNDKLKTGEIEVKVNDIGVLSKSRTLPFALDEETLSEDIRLVYRYIDLRRPFMQNNIKQRYKITKIARDYLDQEDFIEIETPFLTKSTPEGARDYLVPSRVNEGKFYALPQSPQLFKQLLMVSGYEKYFQIVRCFRDEDLRADRQPEFTQIDIEMSFITPEDIYRLIEGMLKKIFKDVSGKDIELPFRRISYKDAIARYGTDAPDLRFGLEINDITHIAGKCDFKVFRGVSDNKGKVCGIRVPGGASFSLKDIEELTSYLRDFGAKGLAWFKIDEAGAFTGQIAKFFNADLQGEIKDVFDGKPGDILFFVADKAKVVYPSLGALRNQIADRLKLKDPAKNEFAWIVDFPLFEYSEEEKRYVSIHHPFTSPRMQDISLLDTEPEKVHANAYDIVYNGVEIGGGSIRIHDSELQKKIFSILNIDEETASGQFGFLLEGLQYGAPPHGGIALGLDRLVMLMLGLSSIRDVIAFPKTASATCLMTKSPSEVAPKQLKELHIRGLRTDNSPNLEGKI
- a CDS encoding HDIG domain-containing protein produces the protein MVKNKNGKKTEIRTRSKSYSRHTFLQSGNAVKIMLAVLTIVAVYMIFIQKSVSPVINLSLGQMSPTDIYATTDFRFTDEDMTEALRLKASENVIPVYSINDEEIKVANEKIKKFFSDIAPIAANIDLSFDDKLEQAKSISGINISDEDLAVLLITDDITSISDKCVSLYGSLMKQGILSKTDKVKMYQDVGDRINILDSETGHLRLTPVSSVISMEDIDNYLLWQAKKQFSNSRFIRSIVNYLGNYVDVNLVFDKGKTEELQESAKDNVKKQYDYVKKGQIIIRKGEEIKKRHIAELKALAETEMLAESKKGKWLYRIGIVLITILLVIFFTEYMRVYEGRLFQDNAKLFLIVIIFLATLVVSKFVLYINEQIELPLLKYIIVVPCASILFALLINQRVSLILTVVLSVFLALMNAQRLDFALLSLAGGVAAIFISRTTKHRWQVMRIGLVVALTNVMLICAFQLIGNFSLHVFINQAISGVIAGLVCAILAAFFIPLLEYIFNIPTDLKLLEYLDLNHPLLKEMVLKAPGTYHHCLMVGNLAEAASAAIGANPLLAKVGAYFHDIGKLLKPEYYSENEAYGKSFHQGLNPSMSSLIILSHVKDGADLARKYKLPKVITDILQEHHGTSLVYYFYKKAESIATEGDIVEEESYRYKGPKPHSKESGIVLFADAIEAASRSIDKPTPSRLENLIKEIINNKINDEQLDECDLTLKEINTIAETFLRVLVAIYHSRIKYPKEENSEKHDDKKSDKEIDFKIIQSEC